The following are encoded together in the Artemia franciscana unplaced genomic scaffold, ASM3288406v1 PGA_scaffold_50, whole genome shotgun sequence genome:
- the LOC136041931 gene encoding uncharacterized protein LOC136041931 isoform X4 produces the protein MGIERVEAVITCEGNLTDPTFSKKFGKFLNKLSTVIIKAEDRKEKLKVLGVEPWNSVRVKLTLPKEAAVRLRQLAQTGDGVLKELGILSVQLEGDQVISLTLASNEPNEVVFKTPAPATPLPSQSLSCNNGAFAVVQPQAKSNVQISQPATSLAHFDPKNVSEILSQAVNLLSDGNLLGELDLPSVSFKSPIAPNVVASSSQPIQFTPPSKPGTSRAAFPFASMQQAMPGRSGIRNPPVTVPPVTRYQLSVRASTTSNSITSQSTFLHPAAAGITRPLSRSYSNPLQGGSSGNSLSQSGPTGQHNSPVLANLLQNDFSSKRPDVVRRHPPISETVARTSVTQTMVRTSLPPESQSDPLFVNNPPRSLSFPPVPSIVSSRNNTTKMQPSVCSSKVNKLVESQKSETEGLPELPKKQQQETVSLTKHHATQNNEKRFEVKQDSAIHINGEPTTPSQRMEDKHPLLALDSAEIEQELAELEKKPPLLINSVRSASNPCEPFDLASQLKSIESKKEDSGGTGIKLRLKLGRSEPTTPSYTVDIVKEEPRVPPLCISLKNRNVTLLSPKTEEESVKVKLKGDDRKPKKRKVGSDSELELTVNCEAPGIIKIKKPKLDDSLARKTLEKKKLKRKDSDGVSDESHVSSSDLSSVPDYPAKRCDSSPPSGTRLPEYPEEVEGFEGLAKKAEDVREEFLGNNVRDGDHVTRIIDKLKPNDKLYKISVLNSATRTLSETESETIKVPSHIEPYQVDTAVKSDVVQSPVDSNNGNNQGEDSGIESMDALSEKSPNQGESPARLDLGDPLAHGNIHRTPDHKNVSPVHTSPKEDPYSDLPSDLTMCSPQPFENSVTAVLTDNLLTAKESKSIMLPEDVLAVQRITQELVKLEQFTSVHCENFCHNSENDKSGSYSSSYSEKEELRTVKRSEFCGDCSARTHASSDSRAIEHSSFKTDNPSDMESRCEVPTSKISETKLNDEDVQVDKSSETRPCELRDSISVIAKPSLDKSNSFKSYNPQMPPDCSDITLKRSRVVSNSLDSTLLTSEKLNSLEDSKNSEKVSPPLSNSIESCDLHTTITCSESSIFEVKLETSSSSSNSATVLKPTITTAENMVSKSESISGFEEEGECEKKFIPEVKNISLSESDVVSDEGKEQGIHPSCKLTAISHGGKTDIVSTFSEIDVVSVEGKEQGIHTSCKLTAISHGGKTDIVRTNKILNEIEKDHEKMIGSPEKPKVEPNLESSAMQIMSTIPKRESPLSDPKFVFSGHKNFVLPPGKKMVPIKLVTLPKGTAPPTSMTGGPQFKVLLPMKTVDGVFYKPVVVSTASSGLANAVCVTESGQSLVLTKGETSSCYKNEIVSLASAIVVSTEKADILSEVKKDSDVTKNVEEKVSKSVCSGSIFYCEETLNSSDKEIKPIESELQSNSLSNANHPKYEPAEEGADQSNLATKSSMTAKELKQEMTQVSKSNLETKVENKSHLNTVDKMLSDKACRSFKENVETCSDQERDKNDKLINSNIEMTSSFGDSASVNEVDVPCGSLQEKVESSQLDISDSNENLTNSNIESTNAVEDSVFVSEVEKTMTELNAITEPDLHSAGMKVTNELIETKDVGKVDLLSLNLVEDQEVTKMLVNSSVIEIESNSCELSLAKKEQENEMKSSSSEKGHMIDSSTKKEFETVLHSSAEKEQENLIDSSAEKEQINLMKESSAKKGEIDISQEEMKQTNPVTSDETIPFVKQEETSTTSRETCSNDDMVKESLCENVENVSVPDEVTESEKEIEKHLENDIGDKEKEAELKCREDEKREQVSSPKSSEIIFEVKKDQSLDVDFKNELSSPSPGMLAEESKDDQKIPTSETNKEETIKAKESDDEKGDLDLTQVCPKLLSEPLFSSVNEFSHELNGTPKKSRRVKCSKTFDVEDFKCPLDEELIEPIMRSTRSGTRLVSPDLSKLEAKFSALKGSPSPSPEFQNKRGTRRKREDSGSSLRSDDRNSNTPDSEVSGPSISTRSNTPEVTRPGKRKCSENASELIKACIGADDRRKTGLLICESAEIDKESHKKKTIEPRKSAEANIGVDPENNDEDSDTDQKSKQSINTAKQRSRGTRLHYRLNKNANHLKC, from the exons CAGAGGATCGGAAAGAAAAACTGAAGGTCCTGGGAGTAGAACCGTGGAATTCGGTACGTGTGAAACTCACACTGCCGAAGGAAGCCGCGGTTCGATTGCGACAGTTAGCCCAAACTGGGGATggagttcttaaagaacttggaATACTCTCTGTGCAACTTGAAGGAGATCAG gtGATTTCACTGACGCTCGCTAGTAACGAGCCCAATGAGGTCGTTTTTAAAACTCCAGCACCAGCTACTCCTCTACCCAGCCAGTCTCTATCCTGTAATAATGGTGCTTTTGCTGTTGTTCAGCCTCAGGCAAAATCCAATGTCCAAATTTCACAACCCGCAACATCACTTGCCCATTTCGATCCTAAGAATGTCAGTGAAATTTTGTCGCAGGCCGTAAATTTGTTGAGTGATGGTAATCTTTTGGGCGAATTGGATTTACCATCTGTGTCATTCAAATCTCCAATAGCCCCTAATGTGGTGGCGTCGTCCAGTCAGCCTATCCAGTTTACACCACCATCAAAACCAGGCACTTCACGGGCGGCCTTCCCTTTCGCAAGTATGCAGCAAGCAATGCCAGGTAGGTCTGGCATTCGTAATCCTCCTGTGACAGTGCCACCCGTGACACGATACCAGCTAAGTGTTCGTGCAAGTACAACATCAAATTCTATAACTTCTCAGTCAACGTTTTTGCATCCTGCAGCTGCAGGCATTACTCGACCTTTGAGTCGGAGCTATTCAAACCCTCTGCAAGGTGGTTCAAGTGGAAATTCGTTGTCTCAGTCCGGACCAACTGGACAGCATAATAGTCCTGTATTAGCTAATTTATTACAAAACGATTTTAGTTCGAAACGACCAGATGTGGTTCGTCGACATCCCCCCATATCTGAAACAGTAGCTAGAACATCTGTGACTCAAACAATGGTTAGAACATCACTTCCTCCTGAGTCACAGTCGGACCCTTTATTTGTTAATAATCCACCTAGATCTCTTTCATTTCCCCCAGTGCCTTCAATTGTATCTTCCAGAAACAATACGACAAAAATGCAACCATCAGTATGTAGTAGCAAGGTGAACAAGCTCGTTGAAAGCCAAAAATCAGAGACAGAAGGGTTGCCAGAATTGCCCAAAAAGCAACAGCAAGAGACTGTTAGTCTTACTAAGCATCATGCAACCCAGAATAATGAAAAGAGATTTGAAGTGAAACAAGATAGTGCAATACATATAAATGGTGAACCAACCACTCCTAGTCAAAGGATGGAAGATAAGCATCCTCTACTAGCTCTGGACAGTGCTGAAATTGAGCAAGAATTAGCTGAGTTAGAAAAAAAGCCACCTCTCTTGATAAACTCGGTGCGTTCCGCATCAAACCCTTGTGAGCCATTTGACCTGGCCAGCCAACTGAAATCTATTGAATCAAAAAAGGAAGATTCAGGGGGGACAGGGATAAAACTCCGGCTGAAACTTGGAAGGAGTGAGCCCACAACTCCATCTTACACAGTGGACATCGTGAAAGAAGAACCTCGTGTTCCCCCTTTGTGTATATccttaaaaaacagaaacgtcACCCTTCTTAGTCCTAAAACTGAAGAGGAAAGTGTAAAAGTGAAATTGAAAGGTGATGACCGGaaaccaaaaaagagaaaagttgGCAGTGATAGTGAACTAGAGTTGACTGTGAATTGTGAAGCTCCTGGAATCATCAAGATTAAAAAACCTAAGCTGGATGACAGCTTGGCTAGAAAAACACTGgagaagaaaaagttaaaaaggaaGGATTCTGATGGTGTCAGTGATGAAAGTCATGTCTCCTCCTCGGATCTCAGTTCTGTACCTGATTACCCTGCCAAACGTTGTG attcaAGCCCACCATCTGGTACTCGTCTGCCTGAGTATCCAGAAGAAGTTGAGGGATTTGAGGGCCTGGCAAAGAAGGCAGAAGACGTCCGGGAAGAGTTCCTTGGGAATAATGTGCGTGATGGTGACCATGTGACCCGGATCATCGATAAGCTGAAACCAAACGATAAACTGTACAAAATTAGTGTTTTAAACAGTGCTACTCGAACTCTTTCCGAGACTGAGAGTGAGACAATCAAGGTCCCTAGTCATATAGAACCATACCAGGTTGATACTGCTGTGAAAAGTGATGTTGTTCAGAGTCCTGTGGACTCCAATAATGGAAACAATCAGGGTGAAGATTCTGGCATTGAGTCTATGGATGCTTTATCTGAAAAGAGCCCCAACCAGGGTGAAAGTCCTGCTCGTTTAGACCTGGGTGATCCCCTAGCACATGGAAATATACATAGGACTCCAGATCATAAGAATGTTTCACCAGTGCATACATCACCCAAAGAAGATCCCTATTCTGATTTACCAAGCGATTTAACTATGTGTAGTCCCCAGCCTTTTGAAAACTCTGTTACAGCTGTATTAACAGACAATTTATTGACTGCAAAGGAATCAAAGTCGATTATGCTGCCTGAAGATGTCCTTGCAGTTCAGAGAATCACTCAAGAGCTGGTCAAACTTGAGCAGTTTACTAGTGTCCACtgtgaaaacttttgccataatAGTGAAAATGATAAAAGTGGAAGCTATTCATCATCCTatagtgaaaaagaagaattaagaaCGGTAAAAAGGTCTGAATTCTGTGGTGATTGCAGTGCTAGGACACATGCTAGTAGTGATTCAAGAGCTATTGAACACAGTTCCTTTAAAACTGATAATCCATCTGATATGGAATCTCGGTGTGAAGTTCCCACTTCGAAGATCTCAGAGACTAAATTGAATGATGAAGATGTTCAGGTTGATAAATCTAGTGAGACAAGACCTTGTGAATTGAGAGACTCCATATCCGTAATTGCTAAACCTAGCTTAGACAAAAGTAACAGTTTCAAATCTTACAACCCTCAAATGCCACCTGACTGCTCtgatattactttaaaaagaagtagagttgtgagcAATAGTTTAGATAGTACTCTACTTACATCAGAAAAACTAAACAGTCTAGAAGATagcaaaaattctgaaaaagtgTCACCCCCTTTAAGCAATTCTATTGAATCTTGTGATCTGCACACAACAATAACTTGTAGTGAATCTTCAATATTTGAGGTGAAGTTAGAAACCAGCAGCAGCAGCAGTAATTCAGCAACAGTATTAAAACCAACAATAACAACTGCAGAAAATATGGTCTCGAAGTCAGAGTCCATTTCTGGATTTGAAGAAGAGGGTGAGTGTGAAAAGAAGTTTATTCcagaagttaaaaatatctctctTTCTGAAAGTGATGTTGTTTCTGATGAAGGAAAGGAGCAAGGGATTCATCCTTCTTGCAAGTTAACAGCAATTTCACATGGAGGAAAGACAGATATAGTAAGTACTTTTTCTGAGATTGATGTTGTTTCTGTTGAAGGAAAGGAGCAAGGGATTCATACTTCTTGCAAGTTAACAGCAATTTCACATGGAGGAAAGACAGATATAGTAAGAACCaataaaattctaaatgaaATAGAGAAAGACCATGAAAAGATGATTGGATCCCCAGAAAAGCCCAAAGTAGAGCCTAATCTTGAATCCAGCGCGATGCAAATCATGTCTACTATTCCTAAAAGAGAATCCCCTTTGTCAGacccaaaatttgttttctcagGCCATAAAAATTTTGTGCTGCCACCAGGAAAGAAAATGGTGCCAATTAAATTAGTTACCCTACCAAAAGGCACAGCTCCTCCTACTTCCATGACTGGAGGCCCTCAGTTTAAAGTCCTTCTGCCCATGAAAACAGTAGACGGTGTCTTTTATAAGCCTGTTGTTGTGTCAACAGCAAGTTCTGGATTAGCAAATGCTGTTTGTGTCACAGAATCAGGTCAGTCTCTTGTTTTAACAAAAGGAGAAACCTCTTCTTGTTATAAGAACGAAATTGTATCCCTAGCATCTGCAATAGTAGTATCAACAGAAAAAGCTGATATTTTGTCTGAGGTAAAGAAAGATAGTGATGTTACAAAGAATGTAGaagaaaaagtttcaaaaagtgTCTGCTCAGGATCTATATTTTACTGTGAGGAAACATTGAATAGCAGTGACAAAGAAATCAAACCAATTGAATCTGAGCTCCAATCTAATAGCTTGTCAAATGCTAATCATCCCAAATATGAACCTGCAGAAGAAGGTGCAGATCAGTCTAATTTAGCAACTAAAAGTTCAATGACTgctaaagaattaaaacaagagATGACCCAAGTTTCTAAAAGTAATCTGGAAACTAAAGTTGAAAACAAATCTCATTTGAATACAGTTGATAAAATGCTTAGTGATAAAGCTTGCAGATCATTCAAAGAAAACGTTGAAACTTGTTCAGATCAAGAAAGGGACAAAAATGATAAGCTAATCAACAGTAATATTGAAATGACTAGTTCATTTGGAGATTCAGCGTCTGTCAATGAAGTAGATGTACCCTGTGGTTCTTTACAAGAGAAAGTTGAAAGTTCTCAACTGGATATAAGTGACAGTAATGAGAATTTAACCAACAGTAACATTGAAAGTACTAATGCTGTTGAAGATTCAGTGTTTGTCAGTGAAGTAGAAAAAACAATGACCGAGTTGAATGCTATTACAGAGCCTGACTTACATTCAGCTGGTATGAAAGTAACTAATGAGCTGATTGAAACCAAGGATGTAGGAAAAGTAGATTTATTGAGTTTAAATTTGGTAGAAGACCAAGAAGTAACCAAAATGTTGGTTAATTCCAGTGTAATTGAAATTGAATCAAATTCATGTGAATTAAGCTTGGCTAAAAAAGAGCAAGAAAATGAGATGAAATCATCATCATCTGAAAAGGGACATATGATTGACTCATCAactaaaaaggaatttgaaaCTGTGTTACATTCATCAGCCGAAAAGGAACAAGAAAATTTGATAGACTCATCAGCTGAAAAGGAACAGATTAACTTGATGAAGGAATCATCTGCCAAAAAAGGTGAGATTGACATTTCACAAGAGGAGATGAAGCAAACTAACCCTGTCACATCTGATGAAACAATACCTTTCGTAAAACAAGAAGAAACCAGTACAACTTCAAGAGAAACTTGTTCAAATGATGATATGGTTAAAGAGAGTCTTTGTGAGAATGTTGAAAATGTTTCTGTGCCTGATGAGGTCACtgaatctgaaaaagaaatagaaaaacattTGGAAAATGACATTGGTGACAAGGAAAAAGAAGCTGAACTGAAGTGCAGGGAAGATGAAAAAAGGGAACAAGTTTCTAGTCCAAAAAGCTCTGAGATCATCTTTGAAGTTAAAAAAGACCAAAGTTTAGATGTTGATTTTAAGAATGAGTTATCAAGCCCGTCTCCCGGTATGTTGGCTGAAGAATCAAAAGATGATCAGAAAATACCAACTtcagaaactaacaaagaagaaacaattaAAGCGAAGGAGAGTGATGATGAAAAGGGTGATTTGGACTTGACCCAGGTTTGTCCAAAACTACTATCAGAGCCACTCTTTTCTTCTGTGAATGAGTTTTCGCATGAACTTAATGGAACTCCAAAGAAATCCAGAAGAGTAAAGTGCTCCAAGACGTTTGATGTTGAAGATTTTAAGTGTCCACTTGATGAAGAACTCATTGAGCCTATTATGAGGAGTACACGATCTGGAACTAGACTTGTGAGTCCTGATTTGTCAAAACTGGAAGCGAAGTTCTCTGCTTTAAAGGGCTCTCCAAGCCCATCTCCGGAATTTCAAAATAAG CGCGGTACAAGAAGAAAGCGAGAGGACTCTGGAAGCAGTCTTCGTTCTGACGATAGAAATAGCAACACGCCCGACTCTGAGGTATCAGGTCCATCTATTTCCACGAGGAGTAATACTCCAGAAGTGACTCGACCTGGGAAAAGGAAATGCTCAGAGAATGCAAGTGAGCTAATTAAAGCTTGCATTGGAGCGGATGATCGAAGGAAGACAGGTCTGTTGATCTGCGAATCAGCCGAAATTGACAAAGAAAGTCACAAAAAGAAGACGATCGAGCCAAGAAAGTCGGCAGAAGCAAATATAG GTGTGGATCCAGAGAATAATGACGAGGATTCCGATACGGACCAAAAGTCAAAACAGTCAATAAACACTGCCAAGCAGCGGTCGAGGGGAACGAG